A region of Bacteroidales bacterium DNA encodes the following proteins:
- a CDS encoding NAD-dependent epimerase/dehydratase family protein: MINHKEKIKNKKVLVTGGAGFVGHNLVKTLVNDYNCEVIVVDDLSNSSEAMLSEVADKIEFHKISVCDKEKLFPLFKNVNYIFHLACKQISSSGLEPNIHLRINAESTLNMLEYIRHNNLPDLKRFIYTGSTSIYGSSVKLPVNENDRIDVLSNYAATKLLGENYTSMYCRNYDIPASVVRYSNVYGYGQTPRNLYAGVLGKFVHNALVGETLKIFGDGEQTRDYTFITDAVDATILAAVHPRAYGDIFNIGTTVETSVKKLVEIISKNIENVTVENVPERDIDNIRRRSIGISKIHKNLGWSPKFGIERGIKETIDWYKTIL; this comes from the coding sequence ATGATAAACCATAAAGAAAAAATAAAAAATAAAAAAGTTCTGGTTACCGGAGGTGCCGGCTTTGTAGGTCATAATTTAGTTAAAACCCTTGTAAATGATTATAACTGCGAAGTAATCGTAGTTGATGATTTGTCTAACAGTTCAGAAGCAATGCTTTCGGAGGTTGCCGATAAAATTGAATTTCATAAAATAAGTGTTTGCGATAAAGAAAAGTTATTTCCGCTGTTTAAAAATGTAAACTATATTTTTCATCTTGCCTGCAAGCAAATTTCATCATCAGGATTAGAACCTAATATACATTTGCGAATAAATGCAGAAAGCACTTTAAATATGCTTGAATATATCCGTCATAATAATTTGCCTGATTTAAAACGATTTATTTATACCGGTTCTACTTCAATATACGGAAGTTCAGTTAAATTACCTGTAAATGAAAACGACCGAATAGATGTTTTAAGTAATTATGCTGCCACAAAACTGCTTGGGGAAAACTACACATCTATGTATTGCAGGAATTACGATATTCCGGCTTCCGTTGTCAGATATTCAAATGTTTACGGATACGGACAAACACCGCGAAACTTATACGCTGGCGTTCTTGGCAAATTTGTTCATAATGCACTCGTGGGAGAAACATTGAAAATATTTGGCGACGGCGAACAAACTCGTGACTACACTTTTATTACAGATGCAGTTGATGCAACAATTCTTGCAGCAGTTCACCCAAGAGCTTACGGCGATATTTTTAACATTGGAACAACTGTTGAAACTTCTGTTAAAAAATTAGTTGAAATTATTTCAAAAAATATTGAAAACGTAACAGTTGAAAATGTTCCCGAACGCGATATCGACAATATTAGAAGACGCTCAATCGGAATATCAAAAATACACAAAAATCTTGGCTGGTCGCCAAAATTTGGTATTGAAAGGGGTATAAAAGAAACAATTGATTGGTATAAAACAATTTTGTAG
- a CDS encoding glycosyltransferase has protein sequence MKKIFIIAPHFPPSALPPSQRVRLMVKHLKSLGWYPHVFTTEAKYREEKEDAWMTELAGNDFDLTVVKALNQKKTRKFGIGDLGLRMIPYLLPAIKKAAKKEKPDFILYPVPPWYILLIAPRIKRKTGIPYGIDFIDPWFVGDIPKDANFKKRISQKIARKFEKKAVLEAAIIYSVSEGINNNLESRYYIENKPLLAIPYGVEPSDFYLKAQKSISDKVIFRYIGAVWNNAYLVLEPLLKSLSEIEKDTPLEIGFFGTSYAGEGLAKQQTFKWIEKFGMQSYMTENPLRVSYKKAVELTLSADIILLFGGMQPYYAASKLMGLIASGKPFIAFLHNDSFPAKFLKQLNYKYIVTYSQKELPETKLSELKNKITDLINQKDKFVKFDLSNPLIQKHTALGMTKEFVKPVENLLKKNDKP, from the coding sequence TTGAAGAAAATATTCATCATAGCACCACATTTTCCGCCATCGGCACTGCCGCCTTCGCAGCGAGTAAGGTTGATGGTAAAGCATCTGAAAAGTTTAGGCTGGTATCCACATGTATTTACTACCGAAGCAAAATACAGAGAAGAAAAAGAAGATGCCTGGATGACCGAACTTGCAGGAAACGATTTTGATTTAACAGTTGTAAAGGCGCTGAATCAAAAAAAGACAAGAAAATTCGGTATCGGAGATTTGGGCTTGCGAATGATACCTTACCTTTTGCCTGCAATAAAAAAAGCAGCTAAAAAAGAGAAGCCTGATTTTATACTTTACCCTGTTCCGCCCTGGTATATTCTGCTTATTGCTCCTCGCATAAAGCGAAAAACAGGCATCCCTTACGGGATTGATTTTATTGACCCTTGGTTTGTGGGGGATATCCCGAAAGATGCAAATTTTAAAAAAAGAATTTCTCAAAAAATAGCTCGAAAATTTGAGAAAAAAGCAGTTTTAGAAGCAGCCATTATTTATTCTGTTTCCGAAGGAATAAATAATAATTTAGAATCAAGATATTACATCGAAAATAAACCGCTTCTCGCAATACCTTATGGTGTAGAACCCTCAGATTTTTACTTAAAAGCTCAAAAGAGCATTTCTGATAAAGTAATTTTTAGATATATCGGTGCTGTATGGAACAATGCTTACCTTGTTTTAGAGCCCCTATTAAAATCATTATCTGAAATAGAAAAAGATACGCCGTTAGAAATAGGGTTTTTCGGAACTTCTTATGCGGGAGAGGGACTTGCAAAACAACAGACATTTAAGTGGATTGAAAAATTCGGTATGCAAAGCTATATGACAGAAAATCCTTTACGTGTTTCGTATAAAAAAGCGGTAGAACTAACATTGTCCGCAGATATTATTTTACTTTTCGGAGGAATGCAACCCTATTACGCCGCATCAAAACTTATGGGGCTTATAGCATCGGGTAAACCATTTATTGCATTTTTGCACAATGATTCTTTTCCGGCTAAATTTCTCAAACAGCTTAATTATAAATATATCGTAACATATTCTCAAAAAGAACTTCCTGAAACGAAATTATCGGAGTTGAAAAATAAAATTACAGATTTAATAAATCAAAAAGATAAGTTTGTTAAATTTGACCTCTCAAATCCATTAATTCAAAAGCATACTGCACTTGGTATGACAAAAGAATTTGTTAAACCTGTTGAAAACTTACTCAAAAAAAATGATAAACCATAA